A window of Cellulosimicrobium protaetiae genomic DNA:
GCTCGCCCGCGGCGCGACCGGGGAGCGTGTCGTCGCGCTCCAGCAGCGCCTCGCCGACCTCGGCTACTTCATCGGCGCGCCGGACGGCGACTTCGGCGGCGGCACGCAGCAGGCCGTGTGGGCGTTCCAGAAGGCCGCCGGCCTCTCGCGCGACGGCGTCGTCGGCCCCGCGACGCAGGCCGCGCTCGACCAGGGGGTCACGCCGCAGCCGCGCAGCGGGTCGGGCAAGGTCATCGAGATCGACCTCGACCGCCAGCTCCTCCTCGCCGTCGAGGACGGCCGGGTCGTCACGGTGGTCAACGCGTCGTCGGGCAACGGGGAGTCGTACGAGGCGAAGGGCCGGATCTACCGCGCGAGCACGCCGCGCGGCACGTTCCAGGTCGGCCGGCAGGTGGACGGCAACCACTCGTCCAGCCTCGAGCTCGGCGACATGTGGCGCCCCAAGTTCTTCACCGGAGGCATCGCGGTGCACGGGTCGGGCTCGATCCCGCCGTGGCCCGCCTCGCACGGCTGCGTGCGCGTCGCGAACTCCGCGATGAACTGGCTCTGGGACTCCTGGCACGCCGACCCAGGCACCACGGTCCTCGTCTACTGACCCACCACGCGCTGAGTGCGTGA
This region includes:
- a CDS encoding L,D-transpeptidase family protein, translating into MEDGANRAGARARATAGTRTGIASHDAPAARSQSRGPARHGARAASRAVVTALVAALVLAGCQAGLPDLEPGRTPSATADGPATTEPASPSPTTTTPEPAEPPAAEPTPAETPAPEPSTPPPAPEPTPEPPPAPVEPAELARGATGERVVALQQRLADLGYFIGAPDGDFGGGTQQAVWAFQKAAGLSRDGVVGPATQAALDQGVTPQPRSGSGKVIEIDLDRQLLLAVEDGRVVTVVNASSGNGESYEAKGRIYRASTPRGTFQVGRQVDGNHSSSLELGDMWRPKFFTGGIAVHGSGSIPPWPASHGCVRVANSAMNWLWDSWHADPGTTVLVY